In Oncorhynchus masou masou isolate Uvic2021 chromosome 31, UVic_Omas_1.1, whole genome shotgun sequence, the sequence TTTGTAAACTGAGGAGGCATTTGATGGACTATGTCATCAGCTGGCACTGCCATATTTGTTTCACTTGCGATGTTCTCCAGGATAAAATTAGTTTCTCCTTGTTTGGTTACGAAGGAGCTATTACTTGTCACAGGACAGTGATTCTCAGAAGCCTCATTGCTTTCTGTTTGCAAACAGGTGTGTGGAACCAGGAGCTCTAGATCCTTTTTATTTCCTGTTTCTATAGACTGGGATGTTTGGTAACTGTGTAGACTCCCTTGATGATTTGCATTTTCCAAAATTGGGCTTCTTTCAGTCCTGATCAAATGTTTCATGGCCTTGTGTCTCTTCAATCCTGGCACTGTCCGGAAACACATTGAGCATATCTCACACAGATGTATCTTTTTCTGGGTGGTTTCTTCCTCTTGCTGGTGGGTTACTGAGCACTGACCTTCCTCAACTGTTAGTGATTCTGTTTGGTCTGATGGTAATGAGGTTGGCTCATTCTCACAGATGATCAGTGGTTTGGGCGTGTGCTGATTATCTGAGATGTCCTTTATAAAAGCAAGGGTGTTCAGCTCACTAGGGACCTTATACATATCCAGGGCCTCTGGATCCACTCTCTTCAGCAAGTCAACATGTAAGTCCAAATAATCAATCGTTTGAAGGGGAGCCGGGCAAATGTCCAAATCGCCAGTGGACGGAGCAGTGCTCTGAGAAGGAAGACCCAGTAAAATGGATGGACATTTTATGTCATTTTGGATGTTGCTCTTGTTCAAAGATTCATCTGGTGGACTTAGCTTGGCTGTATGGTCTGGACTCATAGGTACCTCTGTCTCTATGTCACACAGTCTTTTGTCTGATGTCAATGTCGCGTCATCACTGCGATCACAAGGTTCACAGTCGTCCTTGGGGCTCTGCTTGAAGGCTGGTTCCTCCTCATCCACATTGGCTGGGGAGATAGGAGTGTAATCGAACTGACTCAGTTGTGGAGGCTCATCTGGAATGTAATTGTAGTTTAGTGGGCTTAATTTGAAATCATACAGTGATACAGAGACTCTCTTCGTAAGGGCCTCCATTGCCTCAGATTCCTCTGTTGCAATGGTCAAGGGTAGCGGGGAAGGAATGCAGGCGTCAGTGCTACATATTTTACTGTCTGTGATTCCCAAGTCCAGTTGAGGAGGACTTACTAAAGAGTACTCCATCTCAGCTCTTCTGGTCAATGAGTCATCAATATGCAATGCTTCTTTGGCATTTATGTCATTACAATTTTCTTCCTTGGGAGATTGGATTGATGCTGGGATAGTATCTATATTATTGCATGTGATTGGCTGTGGATGTTCTTGTTCTTGTGTGTTAGAGTTGTCCACAGGTGTGTGTGGAGAAGCTGGTAGAACAGGACTGGATGGAGGAGCATCCTCTGGAATAATATCCAGCCTTTCGTCCATCTGCAAATCCTCTTTGCATGGTGAGTGCTGGGGAGATGCCATGAGATGTAAGGGAACTTGTTCCTGGATGTTTTCAACTTCTGGAATCGTTTCTCTTTGTCTATGGTTAGCCTCACATCCAGGTTTCATTTCTGTTTCTTTGTCCTCAGGTGTATGTTCCATGTGTGCATCACTGTCAAGGTCACTGTCACACTCAGCAATGACCAACATGGTGCTTTCATCATCTGAGTCAATGTTGGAAAAGGGTGATGTGTGGCTAGGATGTTCTGTATTGGTTTCCATCAACAGTGGACTGCAAGGCTTAACTGCGACAGTCTCCATGAAGACATGGGTTGATTGATTGGTATTATCATTCATGGGGGAGCTACACCTCAGAGAAACTGTATGACTTATCACTTGGTTCTGTATTGTACTTTTGGAATCAATGTTGTCTTCCTTCATTACACATGTTGAACTGTCCTCCGTCTGTTCATTTGCAGATGGTGAGGAACATACACTCTTACAGTGACTTTGGACGTATATGGATTGTTCCTCAGATGCATTTTCTACCTCTTCAGGTTTATTATCCAAGTTGACATCCATTTCCTGGTCTGCTCGGTTGGACCCATTCGAGGGCTGGCTCACAGACTTAGCATTGAGACTGATGTCCTCCACTGGCTCCTGATGCTCATCAATGGAAGTATCTAGAAGCTCTGTATGCTCAACAATGGTGCTATCTAGAAGCTCTGCTTGCACATCAATGGTAGTATCTAGAAGCTCTGTATGTTCATCAGTGGAAGTATCTAGAAGCTCTGTGTGCTCGTCAATGGAAGTATTTAGAAGCCCTGGATGCTCGTCAATGGTAGTATCTAGAAGCTCTGTATGCTCATCAACGGTAGTATCTAGAAGCTCTGTATGCTCATCAATGGAAGTATCTAAAAGCTTTGTATGCTCATCAACGGTAGTATCTAGAAGCTCTGTATGCTCATCAATGGAAGTCTTTAGAAGCTCTGTATGCTCATCAATGGTAGTATCTAGACGCTCTGTATGATCAGGGAGGGCACTTTTGGCTTCAAGGATTTCATCCCCATAGTCCTCTAGCTTCTGATTCTCATAGGTCTCCTCAGCCATTGGTTGATTATCCATTTCAGTGTTTGAGCAATAATCCGTTTCTATAACACTATTGTCTTCAGTGACATTGCTCATGATTGGGATGTCTTTGAATTCTGACCCACTATCGTCGTTAGGTAGAGACTCAGTTGGCTGGAGTGAAACAATCTCTTTTATTACATCAGATGGGAGCTCTGTTTTtttagagagaggaggctgtgacCTGAAGTGTGTGGATTTAATATTCACGTCATCAGGAATCACCATTTCATCATGATCTCCACCTTCAGCTGCATCAGCAGATGGAGTTTGGCTTTCACTGTGTAAGTGTGCTGGGCTCTTACGTGAGGTGAGGTTTGGCTCCTCCTCTTCAGGTGTTATGGGATCATTTTTGAAAATGGAATCTGATATCACTTCCAGGCTTTTCATCAGGTTTTCGGCATAGGTCTTACTCTCTAGAATCTCCTCAGATTTCTCTATGTCAGTTCTCTTGtcaacatccatgtcttcatctcTGTGGTCCTCCTGTTTCAGTTgctctttcactttctctgtaTTTGAGGTTGTAGTTGTCATACTGTGTTCACGATCATCCTTCTTGCTAAATTGTTCAAGGACAATGGGTTCGTCATGGGTTGGAGTATGCTGTCCCTCCATCAACTCAAACTCAAATGGACTGGACCATGGTAGACTATGCTCAGCAAAGGACTCTGAATGTGGGTCAGATGGCATTATTGACACTGCCAGCGCCATGCTTTGCACAGGGCAGCCCATATCTAGACCAGTGTCTTCATTCTCAGATTCGTCGTCCAGACGCAGAGGGGAGAATTTGCTCATCTTCAGCTGCTTTGGGGACTCCTCAGTAAGCAGTGGTGGACTCAGCTTGGCTGTCTGGAGCTGATTTTCCAACTCGGTCACAATCCTCTTTATCTCTAGCTCATCTTCTGACGCACAGCTGTTGAGATTTGTACTGTAGTCTATTATTTTGTCTGGCAGAGACAAAGGAACATGATTGTAatctgatttcttttcatttaaTTTATCAGAGCCGTCTTTGTATTGGGATATGTCATCCGGTAACATGGGGCTGACATCGACCATAAGGCCCCAGTCCCTCTGATCCAAGAAAGGAGAAAGAAAGGATGATGCGCTAAACACCTCCTTTTTGTCATTGGTGGTATTTAAGGAGTTGAAACCTTCTTTGTGCAATGGAATGTCAGTGTAGAGGCCATTTTCAAATCCTGCCACTGAGAGGTCCCCGAACATTGACGATGTGTCAAATGAGAGAGGAGACTTCATAAGACTCTGGTCCTGCTCTAGGGGGTATGGGATCAGATCTGATGTATCTTTCTGTGTCAGAGGCTCCTGAAGTTCAATTGGAGACAGGCACACTTCGTCCATGAGTGCACTGCAAAGAGGTGTGGACTTGGGGACTAAGTCATTAGTGAAAGTCATTGGATCTTTCATTGGATAGACACTCTCATTGTGTTTGTCAAACATAGAAATGTCTGATAGCTTTGAATGCGGCTGTGTAGATTGACATCCCACGCTATCCCGTCTTTTGTGTATAGATTTTTCCTTTGAGATGGTTTCATCTTTTTTGAATTTATTATACGAATGTGCTTCCATGTTGTTCATGGCAGGATGTGCTGATTGAAGCTGATGTGATTTGAGATCAGAACTAATAGACTGGAAATGTATTGATTCCCCTTTGGAGATCTTGACGGCTGTCCTcagtggtgtgtttttgtctgaaCTTGCTTTTGTTTCAGTTTCTCTGCTAAATGAGTCGTCCTTCTCCCTTGAGGACACATCTGTGCTTCTGCATTTCTCAAGGGTTTTCACTGCACTCCCCACCTTTAGTAGCCCTGATACTGGATCAACATCTTCAATGTTCGAGTTAGTGATACTTAAGGCCATTGACGTGTCTTTATTAGTAGAGAGGAAAGTCTTATCAGCGCTATACCTCTGAGTAGATTTGGTGAATGTCAGTGCTAGTTGTGTGCTAGACTCTTTGCATAACTTCTGTGAAGATCGCTCGTAGGTTCTCTGCTCGGAAGAGTCTTTCCTCTTGATCTCCACCCTTTTCTCACAGTCTGAGTCTGTGCGGTCAGTGCTTTTGGGGCTGTTGATGCCATCGCTGGAGATACTCACAGACGTGCTGACTTCACTGCTAGTGGATGACCTGCTGCCTCTCCTCCCAAGTCTCTGGTGAGAGCCAGGTTTCTCTAGAGACAAGGAGACATCTTCAGCTTTCTTCACCTCAAAGCACTCTTTTGACTCGTGCCTCCATGCTGCACTGTCCCTGTCGCTCCTAGCCCTCCATTTGCACTCCTTTGTGTAGGTGTACTTGCAGCGACTGCTTTGGCTCAGGCGACCTTGGCTTGCTGTCTTCACAGGCTCAGACTCGTCATCTGAGTCTGAGACATAGTCATACTCCCCAAATGTAGGGTTTGGCACCGTGGGCGTCAATCTCTCCATCACCAGTGAGAATTGGAGGTTTTTGGTGCCTTTTACATGGAGCTTGTGTAACTTGTTTTTCTGTTGAACTATTTTGTGGATGAGTTCTTTGCTCCAGGTACCGGCACCGGTCCTTTTCCTTTTATTCTCCCTTGCTGTAGTCCTCTGGGTTGGGGAACTCCTGTTTGCCGAGGAGACTTGGGAAGAGGTTGAGccactcaacaaagagctatcCCGGAGGCTTCGAACTCCACAACGTTCTGAAAATGTGCTGGATAAGAGGAACCTTGGAGTGTTAGTGTTTTCCTTTTCACTCTTGCACAGCTTTCTTATATCTTTCACTTTATTTTCTTGCTCCCTCGGTTTCTCCCCTGAGGCGATCCTTGAATTTATATGAGAGAGTTCTTTTTTGATGTTGATTTTCTCATCCTGCTCAAAATTCAGAGTGGTCTTCTCAAGTTTGCTTACTGTGTGGTTGTTTTCTGTCTGAAGGCTCGCTTTGTCTGAGTCATAAAGATATTTTCCTTGTGTCAGAGACCTATCATTTTCAGTAGATTGTTTGATTTTGCCCTCAAAGACCATTGAGTCTTTGGTTTTCAGAGTCTGCCTGTTTGACGATACTTTGACAGTGGCGGGATCATCATCTGTGAATGCATCAATGAAGCTGCTGTCAATCTCTGCATTGTCTGACTGATAGCCCAGTCCATTTAGAGCCTCAGTGATTAGGCTATCTAATTTTGCATCCTCCATCTCCAGGTCAGGAAGAGCGACAGGAATGTTACCTGCCCCAGTGAACAGGTTAAGTTTCATGGGGTCATCCTTAGAATCTCCTTTTGTTTCGCTGTCAGACATCAGCTCTCCATTCTTATTGAGCCCCAGCAGAGACAGGTGAAGGTCAGTTGGACACCTTGGCATGGAGACACGTTGACATAAACTGGTCCCAGAGGATGGATCTTTTGTCATGTCATTGTGAAACTGTGTTGAACTTCCTGGAGTTGTTCTGGTGTCATCCACTTTCTGTGAAAATGCATGCTGTCCACAGTATTGCTTATGGCCAAGGAATGAGGCCAGGTTAGTGAAGTTCTGATCACACTGCTTGCACGTGAGAAGCACATCCAGTTGGTCAAGGTTTGCCGTGGCTAAAGACGTGGCTAACAGTTGATGTGCAGAgtatggtggtggaggggggtggtGCTCCACCCCAAAGCCCTCCATATAGCCCTTGTTGCCTTCCATACTAGGCTTTTGGTGTTCGTTATTCTGCAGGTAGTTCATCATGTCATCTTTTTCCCTCTCTGGGGCGTAAGGCAGATTACGGGAGGCGTCTGAGTGGAAATGGTGAGAGTTAGTGCTGAGGTGATCTGTGGGTCCTTGTGCCTTCAGTTGGTGCTGGTGATAAAATGGAGGGGGATGCCCAGTCTTTGATAACTGACTGTCCTCAGAGAGGTTGACAGGGCTTGTTGAGGCTGGGGAGAGTGAGGAACATGTGCTGCTAGAGGCTGGGTTATGGACtggggagggcgagggagagtcATATGGTGACACCATCATAAGTCCCATTGGTGGGACCTGCAATGGTGGATATCCATATGTACTTGATGATGCCCCAGGTACTGATTGGTTCATTCCAAAATATATGGGCTTATTCTTGGACTCACAGACCTTTGCGTGACTTGTCTCAACTTTAAAATGTGGTATTGTACTGCAGCCCTGTTTGACACTCTCTTGCCTTGGGTTTGATAGACCTTCACTAGGTCTATTGTTTTGGAAGGAGCTGGGGCTTTTCAGTGAGCCATTCTTATGTGATTTAGTGTCATCCTGCCAGTCAGAGGGTGCTACCAAAAAAGTGAGCTTTTGGTTGCTTTGTTGCCTAGACAACTCTATCCTGTTTTGGTTTGGCATGACAGAAGTTAGGCGTATCTGCTGCCATGGCATCCTACTGCTTTTGGATGTGTTTGGCCTTTGATCGACGGCTGGCTGGTTCTGAAACTTGTCATTCATATTAGAATAAGCCATAGTGTTTTGGTCTGCTGGTGAAAAGGTCTTATTCGGTCCCTCCCATGAGTGTGGTAACCTACTATGGGGCTTGGGTTTGACGCTTTTGTCAAAAGGCACAGAGCTCATGTGGATGCTAttgagtggagggctgctgttgTAGGCTTTGTTTGAAAAGTGCATTTGGGAGTTTGGACCTTGTGCAATATTTCTGGCATGGTGTACACTGGCTTGAATGTGTGTTCTCTGGCTGGCAGCACTGTCTTTGGGGTGGCAACTCCTCTTGCTCCCTGAAGTAAGGGCTACATCCCGATTGTCTGCCTGGACGAAAGTGTCCGTGCTATCTGGCAGGGAACTCTTACCCTGATCTGACTGCTGGGAGATAGAGCCAGAGCTCTCACTACTAGCTGAGTCCTCACTCAGGCCCCTGGTGCAGTGCATAGAGGACGCGGCCCCTTGTGGTGCTTGCAGGTACTGTGGTGGCtgtggaggatgggggtaggAAGACCTGTCCTGTCGCTGGTCACTGTTGAATTGAGTGTTATTCTGAACCCCCTCCTGACCCTCCCCAGATGTCTGAAAGGTAAAAGAGTTAAGAGTCACCTGGGCAGGAGTCAAAGAGGAGTCTATATAGTCCTGGGATTGGGGGTTCTGATCACAGGgaaaagggtctgggtttgagtCTTCCAATAAGAGGTATCCGTACTGAAATGGCAGAAAGCTGCCATTTGCCTTGTTCACCTCCGAGAGAACTGTGGATTTTTGTGAGGAAATCCCATAATTAGAACCATTAAAAGTCCTCTCTGGAGACTGCCAGTCATTGGAGCCACTCAACTGAAATTCTGGGAAGAGCAGCTGGCCGCTTGGCTGTGTGTTATTATTGTTCTCCATTGGGCctggttgctgctgctgctggggtggCTGCTGGTGGGTGGATGACCCACCTGTGGTTCCCAGTGCCTGTGAGGTATAGCTTGGGGAGGTGAGATTGGAGGAGGTCTCCTGAAAGCAGCGGCTGTAGTTGAGCTCCTCCTGCTGCAGCTCGGCCTCTCGCTCTG encodes:
- the LOC135524980 gene encoding zinc finger protein 469, translating into MAGETQHTYAVKKLDAEFKLQDEGTALEQYSSSEKATKESSEHFSSSDVEERTISRGAKFVDKDRDYTQQREAVIRPQQAGKIDFKSLQNKPKFASNRTWPGGKGSPQSPSGKNRNRDKGKRSGKSERGNPQQLYRLSITNPRSNPTIGIAYPQQKVSPPKKLEASRGPVSGSYRFHVPSIPEREAELQQEELNYSRCFQETSSNLTSPSYTSQALGTTGGSSTHQQPPQQQQQPGPMENNNNTQPSGQLLFPEFQLSGSNDWQSPERTFNGSNYGISSQKSTVLSEVNKANGSFLPFQYGYLLLEDSNPDPFPCDQNPQSQDYIDSSLTPAQVTLNSFTFQTSGEGQEGVQNNTQFNSDQRQDRSSYPHPPQPPQYLQAPQGAASSMHCTRGLSEDSASSESSGSISQQSDQGKSSLPDSTDTFVQADNRDVALTSGSKRSCHPKDSAASQRTHIQASVHHARNIAQGPNSQMHFSNKAYNSSPPLNSIHMSSVPFDKSVKPKPHIHNPASSSTCSSLSPASTSPVNLSEDSQLSKTGHPPPFYHQHQLKAQGPTDHLSTNSHHFHSDASRNLPYAPEREKDDMMNYLQNNEHQKPSMEGNKGYMEGFGVEHHPPPPPYSAHQLLATSLATANLDQLDVLLTCKQCDQNFTNLASFLGHKQYCGQHAFSQKVDDTRTTPGSSTQFHNDMTKDPSSGTSLCQRVSMPRCPTDLHLSLLGLNKNGELMSDSETKGDSKDDPMKLNLFTGAGNIPVALPDLEMEDAKLDSLITEALNGLGYQSDNAEIDSSFIDAFTDDDPATVKVSSNRQTLKTKDSMVFEGKIKQSTENDRSLTQGKYLYDSDKASLQTENNHTVSKLEKTTLNFEQDEKINIKKELSHINSRIASGEKPREQENKVKDIRKLCKSEKENTNTPRFLLSSTFSERCGVRSLRDSSLLSGSTSSQVSSANRSSPTQRTTARENKRKRTGAGTWSKELIHKIVQQKNKLHKLHVKGTKNLQFSLVMERLTPTVPNPTFGEYDYVSDSDDESEPVKTASQGRLSQSSRCKYTYTKECKWRARSDRDSAAWRHESKECFEVKKAEDVSLSLEKPGSHQRLGRRGSRSSTSSEVSTSVSISSDGINSPKSTDRTDSDCEKRVEIKRKDSSEQRTYERSSQKLCKESSTQLALTFTKSTQSALMDEVCLSPIELQEPLTQKDTSDLIPYPLEQDQSLMKSPLSFDTSSMFGDLSVAGFENGLYTDIPLHKEGFNSLNTTNDKKEVFSASSFLSPFLDQRDWGLMVDVSPMLPDDISQYKDGSDKLNEKKSDYNHVPLSLPDKIIDYSTNLNSCASEDELEIKRIVTELENQLQTAKLSPPLLTEESPKQLKMSKFSPLRLDDESENEDTGLDMGCPVQSMALAVSIMPSDPHSESFAEHSLPWSSPFEFELMEGQHTPTHDEPIVLEQFSKKDDREHSMTTTTSNTEKVKEQLKQEDHRDEDMDVDKRTDIEKSEEILESKTYAENLMKSLEVISDSIFKNDPITPEEEEPNLTSRKSPAHLHSESQTPSADAAEGGDHDEMVIPDDVNIKSTHFRSQPPLSKKTELPSDVIKEIVSLQPTESLPNDDSGSEFKDIPIMSNVTEDNSVIETDYCSNTEMDNQPMAEETYENQKLEDYGDEILEAKSALPDHTERLDTTIDEHTELLKTSIDEHTELLDTTVDEHTKLLDTSIDEHTELLDTTVDEHTELLDTTIDEHPGLLNTSIDEHTELLDTSTDEHTELLDTTIDVQAELLDSTIVEHTELLDTSIDEHQEPVEDISLNAKSVSQPSNGSNRADQEMDVNLDNKPEEVENASEEQSIYVQSHCKSVCSSPSANEQTEDSSTCVMKEDNIDSKSTIQNQVISHTVSLRCSSPMNDNTNQSTHVFMETVAVKPCSPLLMETNTEHPSHTSPFSNIDSDDESTMLVIAECDSDLDSDAHMEHTPEDKETEMKPGCEANHRQRETIPEVENIQEQVPLHLMASPQHSPCKEDLQMDERLDIIPEDAPPSSPVLPASPHTPVDNSNTQEQEHPQPITCNNIDTIPASIQSPKEENCNDINAKEALHIDDSLTRRAEMEYSLVSPPQLDLGITDSKICSTDACIPSPLPLTIATEESEAMEALTKRVSVSLYDFKLSPLNYNYIPDEPPQLSQFDYTPISPANVDEEEPAFKQSPKDDCEPCDRSDDATLTSDKRLCDIETEVPMSPDHTAKLSPPDESLNKSNIQNDIKCPSILLGLPSQSTAPSTGDLDICPAPLQTIDYLDLHVDLLKRVDPEALDMYKVPSELNTLAFIKDISDNQHTPKPLIICENEPTSLPSDQTESLTVEEGQCSVTHQQEEETTQKKIHLCEICSMCFRTVPGLKRHKAMKHLIRTERSPILENANHQGSLHSYQTSQSIETGNKKDLELLVPHTCLQTESNEASENHCPVTSNSSFVTKQGETNFILENIASETNMAVPADDIVHQMPPQFTKAKKIYKTRKNRNKEVNVKPDPFSDELLNILKTDILQAITPEFQTQVKQGCCKSPEKQDIIHYLVNHKVTEQEEVPFTVTSNSGIEQMPMSPMELTNLAMVLTQSNNDTEEVKSTNLPEIINGVAEVSMGVSVSKDISREYDMSRENLHDTKEACEQQTKDESNAKEILGEVAVKIECEKNSGPTDEVDNISCFKSSLASPPRLSADLNAFLDESTFSQLFPTRNEELKRKKFAKVYGKKNKKQKLSTDSPLVQDHPPPDLYLKKKDDDTENQIDQTFVSNQNDPCEYETISIDDAIMLNMCHNSTLKSDSKKVCTMKGDTTDHKDNHENGVDHGSDFLCQPESTIDKASLAWSAFNDSVTDTVISSDQNPCKAEAPIPPCPLPIIASSAPYPGEPFATDNVSPFHSIDIPNLNTTFQLPEIQLFDSNKDIPLERPIVTDYAETRDTAKAKKLTEHRGRKRQEGSVKIKDKQYKCKVCFTWFLTLGELNFHKLSHNPSPPPTCYMCVQRKFSSREQLRDHLREKHAKNKAGIWTCGMCLKEISDVWMYNEHLREHATQFARKGQSHSAILGSLPGSGMQESAVKNFITSIMQRRPSKASRDTSKVSNKEKLAVVENTEQVKTTEVGQPKVVKPKGNSEKVGKPSALTPVEVLHNTEPVPKNVEMHPNCKDPSRDCHHCGKQFPKPFKLQRHLVVHNLNKIFLCHKCPVTYQEPQELKYHLKNEHEEVDELDSKHTTLYTCELCADVMHVIKKSFICSTCNYTFSKKEQFDRHMEKHLSGGNKIFKFRGVLRPIKTSPSKENDECELPANKKRKILTDILQENSSDSGIASIASLHLHKSAEMPVLKLSVHTTEDFTQTSAGEYHTENYASVKTEDMAEEYSDMLVELEHCTFHLGSEGLSTATPKTEDIDPSPSPKLPVRDIGEADGKSFTEPCDVKEEHDPLASSIAEKEKECFANAKQSTPVSSIQTTTAEAEKKTQRTDSMASDEELYVSFRENLINSSMTPDTHDIHRPPTKHKSSTVVMDQMREGDLGQQTTSRHSHDNKQNDKTSTPKPSENTKHSSNNSPRAMESTPVHHTKITSQGPASNEDKDSVRREQKKRKEMRTPHSLQRVSSSATRENLAADVKTKNKLRPSKCESPAVPRKSDSPSEYPVLSSVRDDVVSNKIVSKHKTSGSLGLQAKRSSLDNCTPRKAEMAHHINGDYKSKKGPLGRPLHYPVSKVSALPMNNSLNKSRPKTGVRSMESHSYRTAESQNNLLSQLFGQKLTSFKIPLRKDTSEPIN